The following coding sequences lie in one Streptomyces sp. NBC_00510 genomic window:
- a CDS encoding Zn-ribbon domain-containing OB-fold protein, translated as MLSPVTDDDGAPFWEYARAGELRVQACADCGRLRFPPRPCCPYCHSFACEWRPVSGRGRVWSYVVPHPPLLSGYAEQAPYNVVLVELAEDPRIRLVGNLVTAPDARLDSFDPARIRIGAPVKAVFHDGIPRWLAL; from the coding sequence ATGCTGAGCCCCGTCACCGACGACGACGGCGCCCCCTTCTGGGAGTACGCCCGGGCCGGCGAACTGCGCGTCCAGGCCTGCGCGGACTGCGGACGGCTGCGCTTCCCGCCGCGCCCGTGCTGCCCGTACTGCCACTCCTTCGCCTGCGAGTGGCGGCCGGTGAGCGGCCGCGGACGCGTCTGGTCGTACGTCGTCCCCCATCCCCCGCTGCTGTCCGGCTACGCCGAGCAGGCCCCGTACAACGTGGTCCTCGTCGAACTCGCCGAGGACCCCCGGATCCGGCTGGTGGGCAACCTGGTCACGGCACCGGACGCCCGGCTGGACTCCTTCGACCCCGCCCGCATCCGCATCGGCGCCCCCGTGAAGGCGGTCTTCCATGACGGCATCCCCCGCTGGCTTGCGCTGTGA
- a CDS encoding enoyl-CoA hydratase/isomerase family protein has protein sequence MTASPAGLRCETKDGVAVVTLDRPERHNAIDLATAAGLSALWREFRAGDEVRAVVLTGAGDRAFCTGLDRAVQVPQPPSPYAVDDPLLTVGPKANDLWKPVIAAVNGMACGGAFYLLGECEFVIAAEHATFFDPHTSYGMVSAYEAIAMAQRMPYGEVMRMALMGTAERIGARRAHETGLVSEVVPGPLLLDAALRAAAVLAAHPTEAVQGTVRAVWSAHEAARAQAFAHAPHLIALGNLPPEHQARLFAHRTREHRVR, from the coding sequence ATGACGGCATCCCCCGCTGGCTTGCGCTGTGAGACCAAGGACGGCGTCGCCGTCGTCACCCTCGACCGGCCGGAACGGCACAACGCGATCGACCTCGCCACGGCCGCGGGGCTGAGCGCGCTCTGGCGGGAGTTCCGCGCCGGCGACGAGGTCCGCGCCGTCGTCCTCACCGGAGCCGGCGACCGCGCCTTCTGCACCGGCCTGGACCGCGCGGTGCAGGTCCCGCAGCCGCCCTCGCCGTACGCCGTCGACGACCCACTGCTGACGGTCGGGCCCAAGGCCAACGACCTGTGGAAGCCGGTCATCGCCGCCGTCAACGGCATGGCCTGCGGCGGCGCCTTCTACCTGCTCGGCGAGTGCGAGTTCGTCATCGCCGCCGAGCACGCCACCTTCTTCGACCCGCACACCAGCTACGGCATGGTCAGCGCGTACGAGGCCATCGCCATGGCGCAGCGCATGCCCTACGGCGAGGTGATGCGCATGGCCCTGATGGGCACCGCGGAGCGGATCGGCGCCCGGCGGGCCCACGAGACCGGGCTGGTCTCGGAGGTCGTGCCCGGCCCGCTGCTGCTCGACGCGGCCCTGCGCGCGGCGGCGGTCCTGGCGGCCCACCCCACCGAGGCCGTGCAGGGCACCGTCCGCGCCGTCTGGTCGGCCCACGAGGCCGCGCGGGCCCAGGCCTTCGCGCACGCGCCGCACCTCATCGCCCTCGGCAACCTCCCGCCCGAGCACCAGGCCCGGCTGTTCGCGCACCGCACCCGGGAGCACCGCGTGCGGTGA
- a CDS encoding lipid-transfer protein, protein MSALKDATAIVGIGATPFAKHLPESEKALACRAILAALDDAGIEPREVDGLASYTMEETDEVELAKAVGLGDLTFFSKAGFGGGGSCATVAHLAAAVATGQATVGVAWRSRKRGSGPRPWTNTTVQLPTPAQWTRPFGLLRPADEIGMLTRRYLHEYGATRDHLFNVALACRNRANQNPAAIMYERPLTREMYMTSRWISEPLCLYDNCLETDGALACVVVSADRARDGRQRPVYVHSVAQGLPAQHHGMVNYWTDDPLTGPAWTAARHLWKHADLTPQDIDVAQIYDAFTALVPLSLEGYGFCARGEGGAFTEGGALEIGGRLPLNTSGGGLSEAYVHGFNLITEGVRQLRGTSTAQVPGARTCLVTAGEGVPTSALILRS, encoded by the coding sequence ATGTCAGCATTGAAGGACGCCACCGCGATCGTCGGCATAGGCGCGACTCCCTTCGCCAAGCACCTCCCCGAGTCGGAGAAGGCCCTCGCCTGCCGCGCCATCCTGGCGGCGCTCGACGACGCCGGGATCGAGCCGCGCGAGGTCGACGGCCTCGCGTCGTACACGATGGAGGAGACCGACGAGGTCGAGCTGGCGAAGGCCGTCGGCCTCGGCGACCTCACCTTCTTCTCCAAGGCCGGCTTCGGCGGCGGTGGTTCCTGCGCCACCGTCGCCCACCTCGCCGCCGCCGTCGCCACCGGGCAGGCCACCGTGGGCGTCGCCTGGCGGTCCCGCAAGCGCGGCAGCGGCCCGCGCCCGTGGACGAACACCACCGTCCAACTGCCCACCCCCGCCCAGTGGACCCGGCCCTTCGGCCTGCTGCGGCCCGCCGACGAGATCGGCATGCTGACCCGCCGCTACCTGCACGAGTACGGCGCCACCCGCGACCACCTCTTCAACGTCGCCCTGGCCTGCCGCAACCGCGCCAACCAGAACCCGGCCGCGATCATGTACGAACGCCCGCTGACCCGCGAGATGTACATGACCTCGCGCTGGATCAGCGAGCCGCTCTGCCTCTACGACAACTGCCTGGAGACCGACGGCGCCCTGGCCTGCGTCGTGGTCTCCGCCGACCGCGCCCGCGACGGCCGGCAGCGGCCCGTCTACGTCCACTCCGTCGCCCAGGGCCTGCCGGCCCAGCACCACGGCATGGTCAACTACTGGACCGACGACCCCCTGACGGGCCCCGCCTGGACCGCCGCCCGCCACCTGTGGAAGCACGCCGACCTCACCCCGCAGGACATCGACGTCGCCCAGATCTACGACGCGTTCACCGCCCTGGTCCCGCTCTCCCTGGAGGGCTACGGCTTCTGCGCCCGCGGGGAGGGGGGCGCCTTCACCGAGGGCGGCGCCCTGGAGATCGGCGGCCGGCTGCCGCTGAACACCTCCGGGGGCGGGCTGAGCGAGGCGTACGTCCACGGCTTCAACCTCATCACCGAGGGCGTGCGGCAGTTGCGCGGCACCTCCACCGCCCAGGTGCCCGGCGCGCGGACCTGCCTGGTCACGGCGGGCGAGGGCGTCCCGACCTCCGCCCTGATCCTGAGGAGCTGA
- a CDS encoding FadD3 family acyl-CoA ligase — protein sequence MRGDLEWGSVARLVREAARRWGEREAVVDGRTRVTYAELGARVERAAAAAVASGIAPGDRVAVWAPNTLDWITAALGSVTAGGVLVPLNTRSKGAEAAYVLRRTRARLLFVTGTFLGTSYVASLRRATQEHPLPDLEQVVVLSDAAPEGHGYRRWKDFLAAGDPVTGAAVRARSDAIDGSAPSDITFTSGTTGHPKGAVVTHAQTLRVYDVWADLAGLEEGDRYLIVNPFFHTFGYKAGIIACLMRGATMIPQPVFDVGTVLANIAAERVTVLPGPPTLHQSVLDHPERAQHDLSSLRLVVTGASVIPLQLVERLRSELKIATVLTAYGLTEASGTVTMCRRGDPAEVVAATSGRAIPDTEVRVLSEGPGRPGEVLVRGYHVMSGYWEDPGATAEAVDADGWLHTGDVGVMDADGNLRITDRIKDMFIVGGFNAYPAEIEQALARHPDVVEAAVVGVPDPRLGEVGRAYVVRRDGAVVTADDLIAWSRREMANYKVPREVAFLAELPRNASGKVLKTQLRGRGR from the coding sequence ATGCGCGGTGACCTGGAGTGGGGCAGCGTTGCACGGCTCGTGCGGGAGGCCGCGCGGCGCTGGGGGGAGCGCGAGGCGGTCGTGGACGGCCGGACACGCGTCACGTACGCGGAGCTCGGTGCCCGGGTCGAGCGCGCCGCCGCGGCGGCCGTCGCCTCCGGGATCGCCCCGGGGGACCGGGTCGCCGTCTGGGCGCCCAACACGCTCGACTGGATCACCGCCGCCCTGGGCTCGGTCACCGCCGGCGGGGTGCTCGTCCCGCTCAACACCCGCTCCAAGGGCGCGGAGGCGGCCTACGTGCTGCGCCGCACCCGCGCCCGGCTGCTCTTCGTCACGGGCACCTTCCTCGGCACCTCCTACGTCGCCTCGCTGCGGCGCGCGACGCAGGAGCATCCGCTGCCGGACCTGGAACAGGTCGTCGTCCTCTCCGACGCGGCGCCGGAAGGCCACGGCTACCGGCGCTGGAAGGACTTCCTGGCCGCGGGCGACCCCGTCACCGGTGCGGCGGTACGGGCCCGTTCCGACGCGATCGACGGCTCGGCGCCCTCGGACATCACCTTCACCTCCGGGACGACCGGCCACCCCAAGGGCGCGGTGGTCACCCACGCCCAGACCCTGCGCGTCTACGACGTCTGGGCGGACCTGGCCGGGCTGGAGGAGGGCGACCGCTACCTGATCGTCAACCCGTTCTTCCACACCTTCGGCTACAAGGCCGGGATCATCGCGTGCCTGATGCGCGGCGCGACGATGATCCCGCAGCCGGTGTTCGACGTGGGCACCGTCCTGGCCAACATCGCCGCCGAACGCGTCACCGTGCTGCCGGGGCCGCCCACCCTCCACCAGTCGGTCCTCGACCACCCCGAACGGGCCCAGCACGACCTGAGCTCGCTGCGGCTGGTCGTGACGGGCGCGTCCGTGATCCCGCTGCAACTGGTGGAACGGCTGCGCAGCGAGCTGAAGATCGCCACGGTGCTGACCGCCTACGGGCTGACGGAGGCGAGCGGCACCGTGACGATGTGCCGGCGCGGCGACCCCGCGGAGGTGGTGGCCGCGACCTCCGGGCGGGCCATCCCCGACACGGAGGTGCGGGTGCTCTCCGAGGGGCCGGGCCGCCCCGGCGAGGTCCTGGTGCGCGGCTACCACGTCATGTCCGGCTACTGGGAGGACCCGGGGGCCACGGCCGAGGCCGTCGACGCGGACGGCTGGCTGCACACGGGGGACGTGGGCGTGATGGACGCCGACGGCAACCTGCGCATCACCGACCGCATCAAGGACATGTTCATCGTCGGCGGGTTCAACGCCTACCCCGCGGAGATCGAGCAGGCGCTCGCCCGCCACCCGGACGTGGTGGAGGCGGCGGTGGTGGGCGTCCCCGACCCGCGGCTCGGCGAGGTCGGCCGCGCGTACGTCGTGCGGCGGGACGGGGCCGTGGTCACCGCGGACGACCTGATCGCCTGGTCCCGGCGGGAGATGGCCAACTACAAGGTCCCGCGCGAGGTCGCGTTCCTGGCGGAACTGCCGCGCAACGCGAGCGGGAAGGTGCTCAAGACGCAGTTGCGGGGACGGGGACGATGA
- a CDS encoding VOC family protein, with the protein MAAHPDGTPCWADAMLNDLEAGKRFYGGLLGWTFGQGEEQYGQYTQAYGPDGKNVAALSPKPDGRMPTVWNLYLASSDIRATAGRIRDSGGQLIMEPMPVGPFGTMLMAADPGGAVFGVWQAGTHGGFEVTGVPGSYIWTEVYTRETERTDPFYEEVFGFGSKRIEDEAIDFRIFVPEGEEVTPDKAVLGRFRMGEGFPQELPAHFVVYFAVSDADRAAEAVARLGGRVTMGPMDSPFGRFLLASDDQGAHFALIDPGTTVGEKPS; encoded by the coding sequence ATGGCCGCGCACCCCGACGGCACCCCCTGCTGGGCCGACGCCATGCTCAACGACCTGGAGGCCGGCAAGCGCTTCTACGGCGGACTGCTCGGCTGGACCTTCGGGCAGGGGGAGGAGCAGTACGGCCAGTACACCCAGGCGTACGGCCCGGACGGGAAGAACGTCGCGGCACTCTCCCCCAAGCCGGACGGCCGGATGCCGACGGTGTGGAACCTCTACCTCGCCTCCTCCGACATCCGGGCCACCGCGGGCAGGATCCGTGACTCGGGCGGTCAACTCATCATGGAGCCCATGCCCGTTGGGCCCTTCGGCACGATGCTCATGGCGGCCGACCCGGGCGGCGCGGTGTTCGGGGTGTGGCAGGCCGGCACGCACGGCGGCTTCGAGGTGACCGGCGTCCCGGGCTCCTACATCTGGACCGAGGTCTACACGCGCGAGACCGAGCGGACCGACCCCTTCTACGAGGAGGTCTTCGGTTTCGGCAGCAAGCGGATCGAGGACGAGGCCATCGACTTCCGGATCTTCGTCCCCGAGGGCGAGGAGGTCACCCCCGACAAGGCGGTCCTCGGCCGCTTCCGGATGGGGGAGGGCTTCCCGCAGGAACTGCCCGCCCACTTCGTCGTCTACTTCGCCGTCTCCGACGCCGACCGCGCCGCGGAGGCGGTCGCGCGGCTCGGGGGCCGGGTCACGATGGGTCCGATGGATTCGCCTTTCGGCCGTTTCCTCCTGGCGAGCGACGACCAGGGTGCCCATTTCGCCCTGATCGATCCCGGTACCACGGTCGGTGAGAAGCCGTCCTGA
- a CDS encoding acetyl-CoA acetyltransferase codes for MAQGQGTRNGREVAVLGIALSDCGRVDDATPYTLHAQAARRALADSGLPRSSVDGFASAGLGTLAPVEVAEYLGLRPRWVDSTSVGGATWEVMAAHAADAIAAGHADVVLLVYGSTARADLKAGRRTANLSFGARGPLQFAAPYGHTLIAKYAMAARRHMHRYGTTAEQLATVAVRARANAARNPDAMYRTPITVDDVLSGPMIADPFTKLHCCIRSDGGCAVLLAAAEYARDAAPPPVWVLGSGTAVSHATMSEWDDFTVSPAAVSGQLAFSRAGVTPDEMDLAEIYDAFTYMTLVTLEDLGFCAKGEGGPFVVASPLPVNTDGGGLSACHPGMRGLFLLVEAVRQLRGEAGERQVRRPGGALPELAVASGTGGWFCSSGTVVLGRD; via the coding sequence ATGGCTCAGGGTCAGGGTACTCGCAACGGCCGTGAAGTCGCCGTCCTCGGCATCGCGTTGTCCGACTGCGGCAGGGTCGACGACGCCACCCCCTACACGCTCCACGCCCAGGCGGCGCGCCGCGCGCTCGCCGACAGCGGGCTGCCACGGTCGTCCGTCGACGGCTTCGCCTCGGCCGGGCTCGGCACGCTCGCGCCGGTCGAGGTCGCCGAGTACCTCGGACTGCGGCCGCGCTGGGTCGATTCGACCTCCGTCGGGGGCGCGACCTGGGAGGTCATGGCCGCGCACGCCGCCGACGCGATCGCCGCCGGGCACGCCGACGTCGTGCTCCTGGTCTACGGCTCCACCGCCCGTGCCGACCTCAAGGCCGGGCGGCGCACCGCCAACCTGTCCTTCGGGGCGCGCGGGCCCCTGCAGTTCGCGGCCCCGTACGGGCACACGCTGATCGCCAAGTACGCGATGGCCGCCCGCCGCCACATGCACCGGTACGGCACCACAGCCGAGCAGCTCGCCACCGTCGCCGTCCGGGCCCGGGCGAACGCGGCCCGCAACCCCGACGCGATGTACCGCACGCCGATCACCGTCGACGACGTCCTGTCCGGGCCGATGATCGCCGACCCGTTCACCAAACTGCACTGCTGCATCCGCTCCGACGGCGGCTGCGCGGTGCTCCTGGCCGCCGCGGAGTACGCGCGGGACGCGGCGCCGCCGCCGGTGTGGGTGCTCGGCTCCGGCACCGCCGTCTCGCACGCAACGATGTCGGAGTGGGACGACTTCACGGTCTCCCCCGCCGCGGTCTCGGGGCAGCTGGCCTTCTCCCGCGCGGGCGTCACCCCTGACGAGATGGACCTCGCCGAGATCTACGACGCCTTCACCTACATGACCCTGGTCACGCTGGAGGACCTCGGCTTCTGCGCCAAGGGCGAGGGCGGGCCCTTCGTCGTCGCGTCGCCCCTGCCGGTCAACACCGACGGCGGCGGGCTGTCCGCCTGCCATCCCGGCATGCGGGGGCTGTTCCTGCTCGTCGAGGCGGTACGGCAGCTGCGGGGGGAGGCGGGCGAGCGCCAGGTGCGCAGGCCCGGTGGGGCGCTGCCGGAGCTGGCCGTGGCCTCGGGGACGGGCGGCTGGTTCTGCTCCTCGGGGACGGTGGTGCTGGGGCGGGACTGA
- a CDS encoding acyl-CoA/acyl-ACP dehydrogenase, with translation MDVAFTEEQEEIRRTLRELLRKRCGPDEVKSAARTPEGRDGALWRLLARSLGLPGLALPAAYGGAGCGLAELVLACEETGRALLPSPLLGTTVLTAPLVEALGTDVQRRALLPRLASGEPAALAAPLVALGLTGPNTGDWAGGGRAGGVQARRADGVWRLYGQADQVLGGPGAGLLLVAAHTGGYARSRIRLFLVPGDAPGLVRRRLTALDETRPQARVELRDVPAEPLGGEEAGDPRPALARTGVLAAAALAAEAVGAASQALAGTLEYVGVREQFGRPVGSFQAVKHRLADLYVQVQAARSAAYYAAWAVGSPPEQAPDAAVAAPLALAQGLEALRATAGQAVQLHGGIGFTWEHHAHLYVKRAASDELLFGPVHALRAHAAERAGLFTPTPATTTKGRAAA, from the coding sequence GTGGACGTCGCCTTCACCGAGGAGCAGGAAGAGATCCGCCGCACCCTGCGCGAACTGCTCCGCAAACGCTGCGGACCGGACGAGGTGAAGTCCGCCGCCCGCACCCCCGAGGGCCGCGACGGCGCCCTGTGGCGGCTGCTGGCGCGGTCGCTGGGGCTGCCCGGGCTCGCCCTGCCCGCCGCGTACGGGGGCGCCGGCTGCGGCCTGGCGGAACTGGTGCTGGCCTGCGAGGAGACCGGCCGGGCGCTGCTGCCCTCACCGCTGCTGGGCACGACCGTGCTCACCGCCCCCCTCGTCGAGGCGCTCGGCACCGACGTCCAGCGCCGCGCCCTGCTCCCGCGCCTCGCCTCCGGGGAGCCCGCGGCCCTTGCCGCACCCCTGGTCGCCCTCGGCCTCACCGGCCCAAACACCGGTGACTGGGCGGGCGGCGGGCGCGCGGGGGGCGTACAGGCGCGCAGGGCGGACGGGGTCTGGCGGCTGTACGGGCAGGCGGACCAGGTGCTCGGGGGCCCCGGCGCCGGGCTGCTGCTGGTGGCCGCCCATACGGGTGGCTACGCCCGCAGCCGGATCCGGCTCTTCCTCGTCCCCGGCGACGCTCCGGGCCTGGTCCGCAGGCGGCTGACCGCCCTGGACGAGACCCGCCCGCAGGCCCGCGTCGAGCTGCGCGACGTCCCCGCCGAGCCTCTGGGCGGGGAGGAGGCGGGCGATCCGCGCCCCGCGCTCGCCCGTACGGGTGTCCTGGCCGCCGCCGCACTGGCCGCGGAAGCCGTCGGGGCGGCCTCCCAGGCGCTCGCGGGGACCTTGGAGTACGTCGGGGTCAGGGAGCAGTTCGGGCGGCCCGTGGGCTCCTTCCAGGCCGTCAAGCACCGTCTCGCCGACCTGTACGTCCAGGTCCAGGCCGCCCGCTCGGCCGCCTACTACGCCGCCTGGGCCGTCGGGAGCCCCCCGGAGCAGGCGCCGGACGCCGCGGTGGCGGCGCCGCTCGCGCTCGCCCAGGGCCTGGAGGCGCTGCGCGCCACCGCGGGCCAGGCGGTCCAGTTGCACGGCGGCATCGGCTTCACGTGGGAGCACCACGCGCACCTGTACGTGAAGCGGGCCGCCTCCGACGAGCTGCTCTTCGGCCCCGTGCACGCGCTGCGGGCCCACGCGGCCGAGCGGGCGGGCCTCTTCACACCCACGCCCGCTACCACGACCAAGGGGAGGGCGGCGGCATGA
- a CDS encoding TetR/AcrR family transcriptional regulator, whose product MTGQVRTVDGRVAGRRGQATRQKLLDCLGEMLSTSPYRDVKVIDVARMAGTSPATFYQYFPDVEGAVLELAEEMAKEGAALTDLVAGRSWAGKSGATAAEELVEGFLSFWRKHDAILRVVDLGAAEGDKRFYKIRMKILNPLTNSLSDSIKELQGKGRVDKDVSPAAVAGSLVAMLAAVAAHQKGFQSWGVKQAELKPNLSLLVHLGVTGKKPTR is encoded by the coding sequence ATGACAGGACAAGTTCGCACCGTCGACGGCCGTGTGGCAGGGCGCCGGGGACAGGCGACGCGGCAGAAGCTGCTCGACTGCCTCGGCGAAATGCTCAGCACGTCGCCGTACCGGGACGTCAAGGTCATCGACGTCGCCCGGATGGCGGGTACCTCCCCCGCAACGTTCTACCAATACTTCCCCGACGTCGAGGGCGCCGTCCTCGAGCTCGCCGAGGAGATGGCCAAGGAGGGGGCCGCGCTGACGGACCTCGTCGCCGGCCGCTCCTGGGCCGGCAAGTCCGGCGCCACGGCGGCGGAGGAACTGGTCGAGGGCTTCCTCTCCTTCTGGCGCAAGCACGACGCCATCCTGCGCGTCGTCGACCTGGGCGCGGCCGAAGGGGACAAGCGGTTCTACAAGATCCGCATGAAGATCCTCAACCCCCTCACCAACTCCCTTTCCGACTCGATCAAGGAGCTCCAGGGCAAGGGCCGCGTCGACAAGGATGTCAGCCCGGCAGCCGTCGCCGGATCCCTCGTGGCCATGCTCGCCGCGGTCGCCGCGCACCAGAAGGGCTTCCAGAGCTGGGGCGTCAAACAGGCCGAGCTGAAGCCGAACCTCTCGCTGCTGGTGCACCTCGGTGTGACGGGCAAGAAGCCGACGCGGTGA
- a CDS encoding nitroreductase/quinone reductase family protein, with protein sequence MSVLRTAVQKVSSTRAFARVGPHVVPAVDRFVHRATRGRVLLSARMLPGLVLTATGARSGLPRRTPLACMPEEGGTFVLVGSNFGRTEHPAWTGNLLKHPDAEVSWRGRDIAVRAELLTGGEREAVWAALLEFWPPYATYARRVERRIRLFRLVPREPGGGRAVEP encoded by the coding sequence ATGAGCGTGCTGCGGACCGCCGTGCAGAAGGTGTCGTCGACCCGGGCGTTCGCCAGGGTCGGGCCGCATGTCGTCCCGGCGGTGGACCGGTTCGTGCACCGGGCGACCCGCGGCAGGGTGCTGCTCAGCGCGCGGATGCTGCCCGGTTTGGTGCTCACCGCCACCGGCGCGCGCAGCGGGCTGCCCCGGCGCACCCCGCTGGCCTGCATGCCCGAGGAGGGCGGGACCTTCGTGCTGGTCGGCAGCAACTTCGGGCGCACGGAACACCCGGCGTGGACGGGGAACCTGCTGAAGCACCCCGACGCGGAGGTCAGCTGGCGCGGCCGGGACATCGCGGTCCGGGCGGAGTTGCTGACGGGCGGGGAGCGCGAGGCGGTGTGGGCGGCGCTGCTGGAGTTCTGGCCGCCGTACGCGACCTACGCGCGGCGCGTGGAGCGACGGATCCGGTTGTTCCGGCTCGTCCCCAGGGAGCCGGGCGGCGGCAGGGCCGTGGAGCCGTAG
- a CDS encoding serine/threonine-protein kinase translates to MVQQLTQHDPRRIGPFEVLGRLGAGGMGLVYLARSASGRRVAIKTVRAELAEDQLFRVRFAREVEAARAVSGFYTAAVVDADPRAAVPWLATAFVPAPSLEEIVNESGPLPVQAVRWLAAGVAEALQSIHGAGLVHRDLKPSNVLVVEDGPRVIDFGIASGVSNTRLTMTNVAVGTPAYMSPEQAKDSRSVTGSSDVFSLGSTLVFAATGHAPFHGANPVETVFMLLREGPDLAGLPGDLRPLIEACMRMEADRRPSPADLQAQLAPHLFSSAGDDTGTASAWLPPAAVGLIEERRSGGRPGAGPGAPGGGAGAGAAGGRGAGAPVPPMPAQPPAPPVARPPAAAEGPGGPVQLAGSAPIGPGMRLAERKNQAAATAGDGLGWAGRGGAAGGPPAAVPGQGNAQGSPQGAPQAPAVPPGEWRPWRFRMSNDVWGTPVVSSGRLYVTSFEVHALDVATGRRQFKTRDVAWTMAVSGGRIHGSDGPSLYALDAADGSEHWRTGVDGWIYSLRADAGTVVTGTRGGGVQVWDAAAGRLRWERGGAQTEFETPESGPSVVDGVVYFHGGGRLHALDATSGAEHWSYPTGEGGAMPTRPVVADRAVYVTVGNRVLALDARSGAERWRFDAPAVMFAPPAYVPGPGVTGGGVYVADYLGTVYALDPADGRDRWRVATEQRQSVEPVLVAGGSVMLGAGGALYTLDAVSGTPKWRFAAQGEIVGSPVVADGRVHFGSKDHCLYTVDASGGQLRWKLETGGEITGSPVVSEGVVYASSKDRCVYALNAVKGTEAATRRA, encoded by the coding sequence GTGGTGCAGCAGCTGACGCAGCACGATCCGAGACGGATCGGCCCTTTCGAGGTGCTGGGCAGGCTGGGCGCCGGCGGTATGGGCCTGGTCTATCTCGCCCGCTCGGCGTCCGGCCGGCGCGTGGCGATCAAGACCGTACGGGCGGAGCTCGCCGAGGACCAGTTGTTCCGCGTGCGCTTCGCCCGTGAGGTGGAGGCGGCCCGCGCGGTCAGCGGCTTCTACACGGCGGCGGTCGTCGACGCCGATCCCAGGGCCGCCGTGCCCTGGCTGGCGACGGCCTTCGTGCCGGCGCCCTCGCTCGAGGAGATCGTCAACGAGTCCGGGCCGCTGCCCGTGCAGGCCGTGCGGTGGCTGGCGGCCGGGGTCGCGGAGGCGCTGCAGTCGATCCACGGTGCGGGGCTGGTCCACCGGGACCTGAAGCCCTCCAACGTGCTCGTCGTGGAGGACGGCCCGCGGGTGATCGACTTCGGCATCGCGAGCGGGGTGTCCAACACGCGGCTGACGATGACGAACGTCGCCGTCGGCACGCCCGCGTACATGTCGCCCGAGCAGGCCAAGGACTCGCGCAGCGTCACCGGCTCCAGCGACGTGTTCTCGCTGGGCTCGACGCTGGTGTTCGCCGCGACCGGGCACGCGCCCTTCCACGGGGCGAACCCCGTGGAGACGGTCTTCATGCTGCTCCGGGAGGGCCCGGACCTGGCGGGTCTGCCCGGGGACCTGAGGCCGCTCATCGAGGCGTGCATGCGCATGGAGGCGGACCGCCGGCCGAGTCCGGCGGACCTGCAGGCGCAGTTGGCGCCGCATCTGTTCTCGTCCGCGGGTGACGACACCGGTACGGCCTCCGCGTGGCTGCCGCCCGCGGCGGTGGGCCTGATAGAGGAACGGCGCAGTGGCGGGCGCCCCGGCGCGGGGCCGGGCGCCCCCGGCGGTGGCGCGGGCGCCGGAGCGGCCGGTGGCCGCGGTGCGGGTGCCCCGGTGCCCCCGATGCCCGCACAGCCTCCCGCGCCCCCCGTGGCGCGCCCTCCGGCCGCCGCCGAGGGCCCGGGCGGACCGGTGCAGCTCGCCGGTTCGGCACCGATAGGGCCCGGGATGCGGCTCGCCGAGCGCAAGAACCAGGCCGCGGCCACCGCCGGGGACGGGCTCGGCTGGGCCGGCCGTGGCGGCGCGGCCGGGGGCCCGCCGGCGGCGGTGCCCGGCCAGGGCAACGCCCAGGGCTCGCCCCAGGGCGCCCCGCAGGCACCGGCGGTGCCGCCGGGTGAATGGCGGCCGTGGCGGTTCCGCATGTCGAACGACGTGTGGGGCACGCCGGTCGTGTCCTCGGGACGGCTCTACGTGACCTCCTTCGAGGTGCACGCGCTGGACGTGGCCACCGGACGGCGGCAGTTCAAGACCCGTGACGTGGCGTGGACGATGGCGGTCTCGGGCGGCCGGATCCACGGCTCCGACGGGCCGAGCCTGTACGCGCTGGACGCCGCGGACGGCTCCGAGCACTGGCGCACCGGTGTGGACGGCTGGATCTACTCGCTCCGCGCGGACGCCGGGACCGTGGTCACCGGCACCCGCGGTGGCGGCGTGCAGGTCTGGGACGCCGCGGCCGGACGGCTGCGCTGGGAACGCGGCGGGGCGCAGACGGAGTTCGAGACGCCCGAGTCGGGCCCGAGCGTGGTGGACGGGGTCGTGTACTTCCACGGCGGCGGCCGGCTGCACGCCCTGGACGCGACGAGCGGCGCGGAGCACTGGTCGTACCCGACCGGGGAGGGCGGCGCCATGCCGACCCGTCCGGTCGTCGCCGACCGCGCGGTCTACGTGACCGTGGGGAACCGCGTGCTGGCGCTGGACGCCCGCAGCGGCGCCGAGCGGTGGCGCTTCGACGCCCCCGCGGTGATGTTCGCGCCGCCCGCCTACGTGCCGGGACCGGGTGTCACGGGCGGCGGCGTCTACGTCGCCGACTACCTGGGCACCGTGTACGCCCTGGACCCGGCGGACGGGCGCGACCGCTGGCGGGTCGCGACGGAGCAGCGGCAGAGCGTGGAGCCGGTGCTCGTCGCGGGCGGCTCGGTGATGCTGGGCGCGGGCGGCGCGCTGTACACGCTCGACGCGGTCTCCGGCACCCCGAAGTGGCGCTTCGCCGCGCAGGGCGAGATCGTCGGCTCCCCGGTGGTGGCCGACGGGCGGGTGCACTTCGGCTCGAAGGACCACTGCCTCTACACGGTCGACGCGAGCGGCGGCCAGTTGCGCTGGAAGCTGGAGACCGGCGGGGAGATCACCGGTTCGCCGGTCGTCTCGGAAGGCGTGGTCTACGCGAGCAGCAAGGACCGCTGCGTGTACGCCCTCAACGCCGTGAAGGGCACCGAGGCGGCCACCCGGCGCGCGTGA